A portion of the Oxynema aestuarii AP17 genome contains these proteins:
- the hoxE gene encoding bidirectional hydrogenase complex protein HoxE, which produces MPSAQVNNRDRAPSAGSKAGSKAGSNAHPSGDKRFKVLDITMKRNQHRQDALIEVLHKAQEIFGYLEEDVLLYVARQLKLPLSKVYGVATFYHLFSLKPSGAHTCVVCLGTACYVKGASSLLEALKNQVGIEPGETTDNGQMSVMTARCIGACGLAPAAVYDGKVMGNQTAESVLDNIKGWLD; this is translated from the coding sequence ATGCCTTCTGCTCAGGTAAATAACCGCGATCGCGCGCCGTCGGCGGGATCTAAAGCGGGATCTAAGGCGGGATCGAACGCGCACCCGAGTGGTGACAAGCGCTTCAAAGTGCTAGACATCACCATGAAGCGCAACCAACACCGTCAAGACGCCTTAATCGAAGTGCTCCACAAAGCCCAAGAAATCTTCGGCTATCTCGAAGAAGACGTCTTACTCTACGTCGCCCGCCAACTCAAACTCCCCTTGAGTAAAGTCTACGGCGTCGCCACCTTTTACCACCTCTTCTCACTCAAACCCAGTGGCGCTCACACCTGCGTGGTCTGTCTGGGAACTGCCTGTTACGTCAAAGGGGCGAGCAGCTTGCTCGAAGCCCTCAAAAACCAGGTGGGCATCGAGCCGGGAGAAACCACCGACAACGGCCAGATGTCCGTGATGACCGCACGTTGTATCGGTGCCTGCGGGCTGGCTCCCGCCGCCGTGTACGACGGTAAAGTCATGGGCAATCAAACCGCCGAATCCGTTCTCGACAACATCAAAGGTTGGCTCGACTGA